The stretch of DNA GCAAAGTGGCTTCTTCCGGTCCGCTGATCGCGGAGAAAGCTGGGCAAAACAAAGCGATTATATCATTGTTGACCCTCAATATTATGGCGAAATCTATGCCGATCCCCATCAATTTGATCGGGTGTATGTCATGGACATGATTATCCATGTCACCAATGATGGCGGTAAACAATTTGAACGCCTGAATACCAGAAATAAGCATGTTGATAACCATTCGCTCTTGTTTGACCCTGAAGACCCTGACTATCTATTGGTCGGATGTGACGGTGGTTTGTATGAAAGCTGGGATCGTGGCGATAGCTGGAAATTTGTGAGCAACCTGCCCCTGACGCAGTTTTACCGGGTCGGCATTGATAATGCGATGCCTTTTTATAATGTGTATGGTGGCACCCAGGATAATTCTACCCTTGGGGGCCCGTCTCGCACCAATAATGTGCATGGAATCCGCAACAGCGATTGGTTTATCACGGTAGGTGGCGACGGCTTCCAAACTCGGGTAGATCCCGAAAATCCGGATATCATCTATAGCCAATCTCAATACGCCGGGATCGTACGCTACGACAAGCGAAGTGGCGAGCGCATTGATATTCAGCCACAGGTGAAGCCGGAGGAAGACGCCTTGCGTTGGCATTGGGATGCCCCTTTGATCATTAGCCCTCATTCACCTAGTCGGCTGTATTATGCTGCCCAACGGCTGTTCCGCAGTGATGATCGTGCCAATAGTTGGACCCCGATCAGTGGCGACCTGAGCCGTAATATAGATAGAAACCAGCGAGAAGTAATGGGACGTGTTTGGGGGCCCGAGGCCGTATGGAAGAATGTTTTCACCTCGCCATTCGGGACCATTGTATCGCTGGCCGAGTCAAAATTAGAAGCAGGGTTGCTGGTAGTGGGAACGGATGATGGTTTGGTACAGGTGACGGAAGACGGTGGGGCGAATTGGCGCAAGATTTCTACTTTCCCGGGCGTGCCCGACATGAGTTATGTTTCAGATGTTTTTCTTTCGCCGCATGATCGCAACACGATGTATGTCTTGTTTAATAACCACAAAAACGGCGATTTTAAGCCCTATGCCTTAAAAAGTACAAACCTGGGAAAAACCTGGACCTCCATTGCCGGAAGTATACCTGATAAGCACATTACCTGGACCATTGTGGAGGATCATAAAAAACAGGGGCTTTTGTTTTTAGGAACGGAATTTGGCTTGTTTTTTAGTTTGGATGATGGGGGAAAATGGATACAACTGAAAGCCGGTGTTCCAACGGTTGCTTTTCGCGATTTGGAGATTCAGGAGCGGGAAGATGACCTGGTTGGGGCTTCTTTCGGAAGGGGAATGTTCATCCTGGATGACTATAGCGTATTAAGAGCGATGAGTGAAGAAAAACTACAGGAGGCAGCGGTTTTATTTCCTGTTAAAGACCCTTGGCTGTACGTGGAAGCCAATCCTCTAGGTAGTGAAAAAGGCAGCTTAGGAGATAACTTCTTTACGGCCCCTAACCCCACCTTTGGCGCCGTATTTACTTATCACCTCAAAGAAAGTTTGCAAACGAAGCAGCAGCAGCGACGGCAGGAAGAACAACGCTCCATAGCCCAGACAGGCAATATGGCCTTTCCGACCTGGGAGGCGCTAAGAGAAGAAGACCTGGAAGAGAAGCCGCTGGTGTTGTTGACCATAAAGGATGAATCAGGCCAAATTGTAAGAAGTATTAAAGGTCCAGTATCGGCGGGACTTCACCGCATTGCCTGGGATTTGCGTTACCCTTCGATGGGGTCCAGACGAGGCGGTTCCGGCCCCATGGTTGTCCCCGGGAAATATAATGTGAGCCTGGCTGTATACGACAATGGCGTGCTCAAGCCCGTCGGGAATGCCCAGTCCTTCGAAGTTAAGCCATTGGGGTTGGCTACCATGCCCGCTGCCGATCCCAGCGCTAGCCAAGCCTTCTACCAAAAGGCGGGGCGTCTGCAACGTGCCATGTTGGGGACAAGTGCTTTTATTGAAGCGCAATTGGCTGCCCTTGCATCAAGTAAAACAGCCTTGTTGAATCATACGGATGATAGTCGGGTGCTGGAGCGTCTGCGTGCCCTGGAGCTACAATTGAAGAACATGGAATTGGTTCTGCAAGGTGACGAAACCAGGGCCAGTCGGGCTGAGTTTGTGCAACCTGGTCTCATGGGGCGATTGCAACAGGCTATCCGTGGCCAATACAGCTCCTCGGGCCCTACCCAGACCCACCTGGATGATTTCGAAGTTGCTAAACAAGGGTTTGCCGATTTGTATCAATCCCTGCAACAGCTTGCGGATAAGGATATCAAAACCATACATGGCTTACTAGAGCAGCTACAGGTGCCATGGATGCCTGGGCAGGGCTTGCCGGTGTGGAATGGGAAATAAGTTGCAGTTGGAAAACACCTGCAAGGCCTATATCCCTCCAATGGCATAAGACCATACGTCAAACCGGAATTGGTTTTTGTATTTAATATATTTTTCCAATTGCTGAATATAAATCTGTTTGATTTCGTCCTCAGACAGGAAGGTGCTTTTGTGCATACTTACTTCCGCTTTGGTAATATCCTCATTCACTATTTTTTCATACGCGATATCCTCATTCACCGCAATCGCCAATGCCATTATTTCTTCAGGTGAAATATTTCGACTATCCAACTCCTCCTGCGCTCCGGTTTTGTATTGTGTTTTTTCAGGATCGGGATCTTCAATCAGCTGAATGAGTGATTGATGGTCGAGCTCCCAAAAATATGTGTTTGATTCCATGTCGTTTAGGTTTTTAAATGCCAACCCCCAGTTTTCTTTTACGAGCTGCATGACAGCATCGAACACCCCACCTTATGCCTTGCCCATTCAGGGCGTTTGGCAAACCATTGCTCATATTCGGGTTGCTCCTCGTAAGGCTTTTTCAGCATTTGATACAAGTCATCAATTAAGGTATAATCGCCCAGATTGGCCTTGTCGATGGCCATTTGTGCCATGTAATTCCGCAGCACGTATTTAGGATTTACCTTGTTCATAAATAGGCGGCGCGCTTCATCTGTGGTTTCCTCTTTTTGTAATCTATGCAGGTATTTTACAAACCATTCTTTCCAAAACTTAAGGACTTCCGCTTTCAACTCTTCGGGCTTATAAAAAGCCGCCATGATCGGTTTTAGGAAATCCTGGTTTTCACTGATGGCTAAATGTTTGCTTAGCTTAGAGAGGTTTCGGAAAAAGATGGTCATATCCGTCTCTATGACTTGCAGCAGTTTTTCCAACTCCCTGATGATTTCTTCATCCTCGTCCTGTTCCACTTGAAAACCCAATTTGCTCCGCATCATCGCTTGGTATTTCACTGCATAATCCGTTTTGTAATTTTCCAAGACAGCTTGTAAGGGTGCGGTTTCTTCCACTAAAGGCATCAGCGCATTTCCGAGCTGGCCCAGGTTCCACAAGGCAATTCCGGGCTGATTGCC from Saprospiraceae bacterium encodes:
- a CDS encoding glycosyl hydrolase; protein product: MKKALTFLFFATLSLSLFGQRPVTKLSQSSTYAGLKLRNIGPAFMSGRIADVVKDPTNPSTWYVATASGGVWKTTNNATTWTPIFDRYDAYTTGAIAIDPTNTNVLWLGTGENASQRSAGYGDGVYKSVDGGKNWTNVGLKQSEHIGKIVIDPRNSNVVYVAAQGPLWAPGGDRGLFKTIDGGQHWVKVLNISENTGVTDLVFDPRNPDILYASSYQRRRHVGILVAGGPESAIYKSIDGGQNWHKLTKGLPSGDKGRIALAISPQQSDVVYAHIAAETGQSGFFRSADRGESWAKQSDYIIVDPQYYGEIYADPHQFDRVYVMDMIIHVTNDGGKQFERLNTRNKHVDNHSLLFDPEDPDYLLVGCDGGLYESWDRGDSWKFVSNLPLTQFYRVGIDNAMPFYNVYGGTQDNSTLGGPSRTNNVHGIRNSDWFITVGGDGFQTRVDPENPDIIYSQSQYAGIVRYDKRSGERIDIQPQVKPEEDALRWHWDAPLIISPHSPSRLYYAAQRLFRSDDRANSWTPISGDLSRNIDRNQREVMGRVWGPEAVWKNVFTSPFGTIVSLAESKLEAGLLVVGTDDGLVQVTEDGGANWRKISTFPGVPDMSYVSDVFLSPHDRNTMYVLFNNHKNGDFKPYALKSTNLGKTWTSIAGSIPDKHITWTIVEDHKKQGLLFLGTEFGLFFSLDDGGKWIQLKAGVPTVAFRDLEIQEREDDLVGASFGRGMFILDDYSVLRAMSEEKLQEAAVLFPVKDPWLYVEANPLGSEKGSLGDNFFTAPNPTFGAVFTYHLKESLQTKQQQRRQEEQRSIAQTGNMAFPTWEALREEDLEEKPLVLLTIKDESGQIVRSIKGPVSAGLHRIAWDLRYPSMGSRRGGSGPMVVPGKYNVSLAVYDNGVLKPVGNAQSFEVKPLGLATMPAADPSASQAFYQKAGRLQRAMLGTSAFIEAQLAALASSKTALLNHTDDSRVLERLRALELQLKNMELVLQGDETRASRAEFVQPGLMGRLQQAIRGQYSSSGPTQTHLDDFEVAKQGFADLYQSLQQLADKDIKTIHGLLEQLQVPWMPGQGLPVWNGK